A window of the Planococcus citri chromosome 4, ihPlaCitr1.1, whole genome shotgun sequence genome harbors these coding sequences:
- the LOC135845874 gene encoding WD repeat-containing protein 76-like, whose protein sequence is MSVKRSARIRNLKEKIEPSLSIVIKRAEIRVDDLIVENPRLLRPRQEKCYKYDSLNGTLDEDERDKDYSTKSDTETESDSDSDFFSTKKRKLNSTRIDNSSLLQVFENIDPTEEENEYRRQRQQNMLDRFKVLDSLDLDSDVKQLKSITPVRKSEVPKKVAKPQRPASKSSTPREPIKRSLRLQNRSLNITMDNELELQFGSFTTEKNEPFERTRITDEQVNIVDEGSDEQMIEVMNTLKNDVNLSYEETNTISTCDYDKYVDIVKSCRLQYEPFKVIKQRIVSMDFHPSSKKLIVIAGDKIGHMAIQDLVKQDTNIEFQTHAFNVNCVSFSREDHTKFFSTSLEGCTRQGDINSSKSILVHQSDPDQHTTWHHEFGQSLFIAEGSGIVKLVDLRTPGEKSSSFKCHSRSVRNVMLHPTNDNYFVTCSGTGEFGIFDIRTSSSKKPNPVVLQTFNKGLTSAFISAKGNYVVSTCNDDTIRVHDVSNLQTSTKVSKVTHNNHTGRWLSVFKAKWHPGREDAYIVGSMLSDPKRIQHYHRDGHMIHQFSDDLMTTFSPCITVHPTEPVFVGGTGSGKFHVFSPFNLDEIYS, encoded by the exons ATGAGTGTGAAAAGAAGTGCTCGTATTCGAAAT ttgaaagaaaaaattgaaccaagtTTAAGCATTGTGATAAAAAGAGCAGAAATACGAGTAGACGATTTAATCGTAGAAAATCCACGTCTTCTTCGGCCACGACAG GAGAAATGCTACAAATACGATTCGTTGAACGGTACGTTGGACGAAGATGAGAGAGATAAAGATTACTCAACAAAATCCGATACTGAGACCGAAAGTGATAGCGATTCGGACTTCTTTTCGACGAAGAAACGCAAATTAAATAGTACCCGAATTGATAACTCTTCGTTACTTCAAGTGTTCGAAAACATCGATCCGACCGAAGAAGAAAATGAGTACAGACGTCAGAGACAGCAAAATATGCTAGATCGGTTTAAAGTTTTAGA TTCGTTAGATTTAGATTCAGACGTTAAACAGCTTAAATCCATTACTCCTGTACGAAAATCCGAAGTACCGAAGAAAGTAGCTAAACCTCAACGACCAGCCTCTAA ATCTTCTACACCACGAGAACCGATCAAAAGATCTTTACGTTTGCAAAATAGATCGCTTAATATTACAATGGATAATGAACTCGAGTTACAGTTCGGTTCATTTACTACCGAGAAAAATGAACCTTTTGAACGTACGAGAATCACCGATG AGCAAGTTAATATAGTCGACGAAGGTTCCGATGAACAAATGATTGAGGTTATGAATACGCTGAAAAACGATGTGAATTTATCTTACGAAGAGACTAACACGATCTCTACGTGTGATTACGATAA ATACGTTGATATCGTTAAATCTTGTCGATTACAATACGAACCTTTCAAAGTTATCAAACAACGAATCGTTTCTATGGATTTTCATCCATCGTCTAAGAAATTAATAGTTATAGCTGGTGATAAAATTGGACATATGG CTATACAAGATTTAGTCAAACAGGATACTAATATTGAATTCCAAACTCACGCGTTCAACGTGAATTGTGTCAGCTTCAGTCGAGAAGATCATACGAAATTCTTCTCCACCAGTTTGGAAGGATGTACCAGACAAGGAGATATCAATAGCTCGAAGTCTATACTG GTACATCAATCGGATCCTGACCAACACACAACTTGGCATCACGAATTTGGTCAATCGTTATTTATTGCCGAAG GCAGTGGAATAGTAAAACTAGTCGACTTGAGGACACCCGGTGAGAAAAGCTCTAGTTTTAAATGTCATTCTAGATCAGTGAGAAATGTTATGTTACATCCAACGAACGACAATTATTTCGTCACATGCTCTGGTACTGG cgaatttggtatttttgacaTCCGAACGAGCAGTTCAAAGAAACCGAACCCGGTAGTGCTGCAAACTTTTAATAAAGGTTTAACCAGCGCATTCATTTCTGCTAAAGGCAATTACGTCGTGAGTACCTGTAATGACGATACAATTCGAGTACACGatgtttcaaatttacaaaCGTCGA CTAAAGTTTCGAAAGTAACTCATAATAATCATACTGGCCGATGGCTTTCGGTATTCAAAGCGAAATGGCACCCAGGAAGAGAAGATGCCTATATCGTCGGATCAATGTTGAGTGATCCTAAAAGA ATTCAACATTATCATCGCGATGGACACATGATTCATCAGTTTTCCGATGATCTGATGACTACATTCTCTCCGTGTATTACTGTGCACCCTACGGAACCAGTTTTTGTCGGTGGTACCGGATCTGGTAAATTTCACGTGTTTTCTCCTTttaatttggatgaaatttattCGTAA